ataaaagttCTATTACCGGTGATTTTCGGCTTCCATATTAAGCTCTTTTTTAAACCATAAACTCTTGAAACAAAATTAACCAAACAAGCACAAAGACTTATCTTgcttaaaaaaaaggaaaaaaaaagagctcttgacttctcaaaatcaaaccaaacagGTATTATGGGTGTCTTACTAGGTTTTTACGTCTCCATTCTTGTAGTACTTGTCAATTTTGAAGTGGATCTGAAATGAGTTAGAATGGGTTTGACGAGAACTTTTAACAACTGGCCAACTTGATATTCAACTAAGAGGAGATGAGGGTAAATCACATTTGATCAATTATGAGCTTTGTAAAATGCATAcccaaaaaaatttacattaaagATGAATACCAGATACTTGTGGCTCCAATTTGTAAATACAGTTAGTGGAGAATGTTGCTCTTATCACTTACTTTTCCTCCAAGTTATGATTTGTCACATTTTGATCCATATGCGGATCAGGTTATTACCTTTCATACAAGTAGGTAGTGAGAGAGGGTGGTAAAGATGCAATTTTCCTAAATTAATGTTTGACAAAGGGGACTGATCAGTTTAAATTGATTGAACccagaaatttcatatttcagTCATTTTGTCTGTTGCTTGAGAATTGAGAAAACAGTAGACCCAAGTCAGCTAATGGTCTGCATCGGACACAGCTATAGGCATTTGCTTATGAATCAAACTTATATACTGTGCAAGGATGAAGgccaaaccaaaccaaatgaACCCACATTTCTCATTAATTATATTCCCCAACAGAGAAATGGAAGCACAGTAGACTGGGGGTCACAATTAACTAGCAGAGTGCACCCTCTTCCCAAGAGAatccaataagaaaaaaaaaaattgaattttagctGGAAAAGATAGATTTAGGTTGGTGGGTTTCGTTTCTCTGGTCTCTAAATTTAATTACTTACATTACATTCACCttcaaactgaaaaaaaaaaggcagcaGTTTACAAGCCAAGAGCTCCAAGGGGTGTCTTCCCTTGGCCAGCCTCAAAGTAGAAGATTAGCATAGCCAACATGGCAATCCTTGCATGCTTAATCTCCGCCAGTTTCAGTCTCTCGAGCTTTTCCACATCTGGGATGTACACTCCATCTTTGATTGTGCCAGCAAGTGACAATGGGTCGAAGAATTTCCCTCCCGGGTAGCCCTGCTCCCCGGTGGCGTTGGCAAAGTTCTCAGCCGTCCTCGACCACGGGGTGGCCCATTCCACGGACTGTGACTCCGGGTTGAAGAAATCCACCCACCTCTTGCTCTCAACCCACCCCATGAGCAGGAGTTGGGTTCCAAGGAGGGTCCCGAAAGAGAACGGTGCAACGGCGCCAGGGGCTGCTCCGGCTTCGAACCATGGGATGCCGCTCCAGGCTTGGCCGACGAAGATTCCCACAACTGCTGCCATTGCCCATCGCCCGTGGATCAGCTCGGCTTCCCTGTACCACTTGAGGAATGCTGGGTCCTTGCCTAGTCCCAGTGGATCAAAGCCATAGTCACCGGGAAGCCTGCAGATTTACACACATATTTCAATTTAACTAAAAACCTGAAGGTTGAAgctattaaataaataatccatTGAAACATTTATGTGTAGAGAGTATAATGAGAGACTTACGAGCCATCGAGCCACTCAGGGTCGACGAGGTTGCCACCAGCTTTAACACCAGGAAGCCACGACTTCTTAGGGGCAGCAGCGACGACAATGAGCCTCCTGGGGGCAGGCACAGCAGCACCAGCTTTGGCTGCAACCCCGGCAGACAACAAGCTCTGGCTCCTCTTGCCTCCAGTCAAGAAGGGAGAGCCCAGCCCATTCAACACAGCAGCAGAAGTTGCAGCCATCTCTACAACCTTGTGTTATATCTCTCTAGAGATGGAAAATGGGGAAACGGGGAGAAGTGGACAGAGGGTGGGGGGAGAGGCTGGTGTTGAGTAATATTATGTGAAAGTGGTGTATCCAAAGAGGGGCTTTGTATGGAGCCAGGTAGATAAGTGCAATCTGGAGAGGAAATCTGGGATGTTCGGTGGATAGATTTCGGACCAATGAGATGTAGAgctccatctccatctccacATTGCAGCCATCCACGTGGATCCTCTCTCCACCACTGCTTATTCCAATAGTATCTTACTTGGAAATGCCTAGGTTAATATTGACCAAGTAATATGCCACTACtataataaacttttattataaatattatttaattaagagatttgactatatttttatttgattctttcgaaagtttcctttttctttacaaaattatgtaattatttgatttatatatatatattttctcttatcACCGGAGATCGATGTTTAAGAGCAATTTAGATATAACTTATTTtacattcattaattttatatatcatcgatgaacttaaaatatataaatttttaatggttaAAAACACTTTACTCCCTCGTTTGTATCTTTTATACTTTATCTTCTTACATTCAAAATTCggcatatttttctttaaattattaattgaatcaatttaaattaatttatttatttttatgctatatatcaaataaattttatatttaattttattttctcaaattaattttgttatacaagcttttctatatttttagagCTCATAATAAAAACTTTCGTTATAGATATTACTTGATTAGGGGAGAATTTgaccaaatttttatttgagtACATTGagaaggttttttatttttattttctaacatCATATGcattcatttaatttgttaaaatcTTTTCCTCTTGGTGCTTGGGGTGATCATGACctctcaaatttatttctttatacaATTCTAGACCCTAATTTTGTTCTTATTAGcacaatacatatatatactcATATATTCTTCACAAACATTTTGAGTTTGCAAGGTATGAATGTAAGCACAATACAGATTTTGTTTTATCTTGGAAGAGGAGAAATTTCTAGTTTTTGTTGAATGGAGTTAATGTAGAGAGCTATAAATTGAGCAAGAGAAATCTGGAATTTAGAGGAGATTTTCTGGTGTGatgtgaagaaaataaagtgaaaaggaaaatgtagAAGAAGGAATTGTTGTGGACAGTTCATCTTGCAAGAATCAGTTTCCTCACTGGTACAAATTCTCGTTTCTTTGATGTTCTTGTATTAAGTAGGCATTGTGCATTGGAGTTCTTGTATGGGTTTATATCAAAATTCAGGTTTTGTGATTTGTATGTTTGAATTGTGTGAATGGGTTCCAATGAGGAACATGATAGAGACATAAGTTGAAATTAGGTTCATCttgattttgataattttatttctaaatttatttttttaatatttaattactatataaaaatataaaaaatactcaTTAGGAAAATCATTATGACGGTTTTCACAAATTTGAAAGATCTTATTAACAAagtttacaatatatatatagaggttAAATCTAACAGAAATATTGGGAAATTTCAgggaaatatatataaaaaaaattggtgaaatattgcaatatcaaataaatatggGAAATATCGTTGATATTGGTTGATTTCAATTGGTCAAAATTTCCACCTATTTTTTCATGTTAGGGTCCATTGATACATGAAATTTCAATGAAAGATTTGTCATGCCCAAAAACCCATTCTAAGGGTGTGACAGTCATAACACATCTCAAGTCTGAAAGCTCAAACCGAAGACGATACAAATATTCATCTTGTAATTGAATAGTTTCTTATCagagtagtaaaataaataaattttataatcctcaattctcaactttaaaactaatatatcaaccaaagtgttattgtccaaataagtTCAAACCAAATAATTTagacatgaattaaattttaacatctaaacaatatctaagataaagtttgaaccaaaatcctaataaagaaaatttccCAACTTAGCCATTACTCTTCGCTCAAACTGAGAGTACCTGAAAATATTGTCAATAAAAGGGCATGAGCTCAAAGCttaataaggaatattaatacaatttcatggaataaatatttacaactataattacaaataaaagatataatgataatattttttttcataaacttaCAAATTCAAACATGCCTATACGTTCAAAACTTTTCCAACTAAACATTCTCATATCTATTTCAAAacgatttcatatcaaattcaaatcaaatacattcaaaatattcttACTCTGGTTATCGAATCACAAGtgatgcccagttaggtgggactttacAAATTAGTGGCGAGCCTCAAATTTGTTCCTTTTAAGATAAACGAAATCaaatgtcaataattataaCCTGTTGAC
The window above is part of the Vitis riparia cultivar Riparia Gloire de Montpellier isolate 1030 chromosome 12, EGFV_Vit.rip_1.0, whole genome shotgun sequence genome. Proteins encoded here:
- the LOC117926760 gene encoding chlorophyll a-b binding protein CP24 10A, chloroplastic, with the protein product MAATSAAVLNGLGSPFLTGGKRSQSLLSAGVAAKAGAAVPAPRRLIVVAAAPKKSWLPGVKAGGNLVDPEWLDGSLPGDYGFDPLGLGKDPAFLKWYREAELIHGRWAMAAVVGIFVGQAWSGIPWFEAGAAPGAVAPFSFGTLLGTQLLLMGWVESKRWVDFFNPESQSVEWATPWSRTAENFANATGEQGYPGGKFFDPLSLAGTIKDGVYIPDVEKLERLKLAEIKHARIAMLAMLIFYFEAGQGKTPLGALGL